In the genome of Streptomyces sp. 846.5, the window GCTCGCGGTAGACGGCGAAGGCGTGATCGGAGTCGTCGAGGTCGTATCCGGTGGCGGTCTTCCGGGCCAGCTCCTCGGGCACCAGGTCGAGCAGGCCCGAGGGGGTGAGGTAGAGGCGGAACTCGTCGCTGTTGGAGCCGATCAGCAGGTCGATCCCGGCGGCGGCCCCGGCCGCCACTGCCTCCAGCGGCGGTACGGGCAGCAACTCCCCGTCCACCACGGGTTCCAGGGGCATCAGATTGCGTGCCGCCTCACCCCACCTGGCCGGTTCGGGATCGGTCGCGATCTCGCCGCGCAGGCCCCGCTGGACGGAGAGGAGCCGGTCGGACGGCACGGCGGCGAAGGCCTCGCGGGTGGCCGGAATGCCCAGCCGCTGGGCGAGATGACGGCCCACCAGCTCGGCCGTGCCCAGGGAGAGGGTGTGCTGGGCGGCGCCGCTCTGCAGGATCGCGCGACGGAACAGCCCCCGCGCCCGGGGCACGGCCAGCAGCGTGCCGATGCTCATCGCCCCGGCCGACTGGCCGAAGAGAGTGACTTGCCCGGGATCCCCGCCGAAGGCCGCGATGTCGTCCCGGACCCACTCCAGCGCGGCGATCTGGTCGAGCAGGCCCAGGTTGGACGGCGCCGGGTCGTCCGCACCGAGGTACAGGAAGCCCTCCACGCCCAGGCGGTAGTTGACGGTGACGCAGACGACGCCGTCGCGGGCGAAGCGGGAGCCGTCGTAGCCGGGGAGGGAGCCCGAGCCGTTGGTGAACCCCCCGCCGTGCAGCCAGACCATGACCGGCCGGCCACCGGACCCGCCGTGAGTCAGCGCCTCGGCCGGAGTCCAGACATTGAGGTTGAGGCAGTCCTCGCCGGGGATGTCGACCTCGGGGAGCAGGCTGTCCAACGGCGCCGGGTAGGGCGGCTTGGGCACGGTCGGCCCGTATTCGGTGGCGTCGCGCTCCCCCTCCCACGGCGCCGGTGGCTGCGGCGGCCGGAAGCGGTTCGCGCCGAAGGGCGGTGCGGCGTACGGGATTCCCTTGAAGGCGACGGCGCCGCCCTCGACCGGCGTGCCGCGGACGGCTCCCCGGGATGTCCGCACCACGGTCCGCGCGGCGCTCCGCTCACCAGGCTGCGTCAAGAGGGTCTCCGTTGTGAATGCCTCGGCTGATGGGTGGTCAGTTACCGCGACTCCGACCGTAGGGCCGCGCTGACCGGCCCGCAACACAGGGCCCCCACCCGCACGAAGCGGCGGACGGGGGCCCTGTGCTGTGTTACCGCGGCCGGGTCACGGCCTGAACTGGACCTCCTGCGGGTCGTGGTCGCTGGCGTGGTTGGCGAACTCGGCGTTCACATGGACCACCTGGTAGACGGGCTTGGAGACGCCCGAGGTCACCAGGATGTGGTCCAGCACCTGGGAGATGCCGTCGTAGTCGTAGGTGTACTGCTGGTCCAGCGGCAGGGTGCTGATCAGGTCGGTGAGGATCGACGTGCCGGAGCCGTCGCCGGTTCCGGTACGCAGCTGGGTCAGGGACGGGCTGAACTGGTAGTCGTTCAGGTCGCCCAGGACGACGATGTCGGCCTTCTTGTCGATCGCCAGGATCTGCTGGACGAAGTCGTGCACGATCTGGGCCTGGGCCGTGCGCTGCAGGGCCGAGGTCTGCTGCGGGAACTGGAAGCGGCCGTCGGCGTTCTGGTCGCCGAGCTTGGCGTCGAAGTGGTTGGCGATGACGAAGACCGGCTTGCCCTTGAAGGAGAACTCGCCGACCAGCGGCTTGCGGCTGGAGGTCCAGGCGACGCTGGAGGGGTCGACGCGACCGGGGGAGAGGGTCAGCGCGGGCTGGCCGTGCAGCTTGTAGACCTGGGTGCCGG includes:
- a CDS encoding carboxylesterase/lipase family protein; the encoded protein is MTQPGERSAARTVVRTSRGAVRGTPVEGGAVAFKGIPYAAPPFGANRFRPPQPPAPWEGERDATEYGPTVPKPPYPAPLDSLLPEVDIPGEDCLNLNVWTPAEALTHGGSGGRPVMVWLHGGGFTNGSGSLPGYDGSRFARDGVVCVTVNYRLGVEGFLYLGADDPAPSNLGLLDQIAALEWVRDDIAAFGGDPGQVTLFGQSAGAMSIGTLLAVPRARGLFRRAILQSGAAQHTLSLGTAELVGRHLAQRLGIPATREAFAAVPSDRLLSVQRGLRGEIATDPEPARWGEAARNLMPLEPVVDGELLPVPPLEAVAAGAAAGIDLLIGSNSDEFRLYLTPSGLLDLVPEELARKTATGYDLDDSDHAFAVYRERQPDASPGDLLAAFATDWFFRIPAIRLAEAQGRQGRQGEQGEADGHGTVHLYEFGWQPPTFDGRLGACHVTELAFVFDNLHDKSMAELLGTSPPQRLADAMHAAWVSFAVTGDPGWPAYDRDHRATMRFDLDPELQYDPRPRERELWEGHR